In the Eptesicus fuscus isolate TK198812 chromosome 12, DD_ASM_mEF_20220401, whole genome shotgun sequence genome, one interval contains:
- the DNAJC5 gene encoding dnaJ homolog subfamily C member 5 — MADQRQRSLSTSGESLYHVLGLDKNATSDDIKKSYRKLALKYHPDKNPDNPEAADKFKEINNAHTILTDATKRNIYDKYGSLGLYVAEQFGEENVNTYFVLSSWWAKALFVFCGLLTCCYCCCCLCCCFNCCCGKCKPKAPEGEETEFYVSPEDLEAQLQSDEREATDTPIVIQPASATETTQLTAESHPSYHTDGFN, encoded by the exons ATGGCTGACCAGCGACAGCGCTCACTCTCTACCTCTGGGGAATCGCTGTACCATGTTCTCGGGCTGGACAAGAACGCAACCTCAGACGACATTAAAAAGTCCTACCG GAAACTGGCCCTGAAATATCACCCGGACAAGAACCCTGACAACCCGGAGGCTGCAGACAAGTTCAAGGAGATCAACAACGCGCACACCATCCTCACGGACGCCACGAAGAGGAACATCTACGACAAGTACGGCTCCCTGGGGCTCTACGTGGCCGAGCAGTTCGGGGAGGAGAACGTGAACACCTACTTCGTGCTGTCCAGTTGGTGGGCAAAG GCCCTGTTTGTCTTCTGCGGGCTCCTCacctgctgctactgctgctgctgcctgtgcTGCTGCTTCAACTGCTGCTGCGGGAAGTGCAAGCCCAAGGCGCCCGAGGGCGAGGAGACCGAGTTCTACGTGTCCCCCGAGGACCTGGAGGCGCAGCTGCAGTCGGACGAGCGGG AGGCCACAGACACGCCGATTGTCATACAGCCAGCGTCCGCCACAGAGACCACCCAGCTCACGGCCGAGTCCCACCCCAGCTACCATACCGACGGGTTCAATTAA